A DNA window from Brenneria izadpanahii contains the following coding sequences:
- a CDS encoding flagellar basal body L-ring protein FlgH, whose product MTYMVGGCAYIPRTPLVDGETTAHPAPASLVATNGSLFQSAQLMNYGYQPLFEDSRPRNVGDILTITLQEDVSASKSSSANASRSGSASSGLTTLPKALTGLLGNGKVDLEASGGNDFDGSGGASAQNTFDGTITVTVKEVLANGNLRVVGEKQIAINQGTEYIRFSGVVNPRTITGSNSVVSTQVADARIEYIGNGYINEAQNMGWLQRFFLNVSPF is encoded by the coding sequence ATGACGTATATGGTTGGCGGTTGTGCGTATATACCACGTACGCCGCTGGTTGATGGTGAAACCACCGCTCATCCCGCGCCAGCATCGCTGGTAGCGACGAATGGTTCATTGTTCCAGTCCGCTCAACTAATGAACTATGGCTATCAGCCGTTATTTGAAGACAGCCGTCCGCGTAATGTGGGCGATATCCTGACGATTACCCTGCAAGAGGATGTCAGCGCGAGCAAAAGTTCGTCCGCTAATGCCAGCAGAAGCGGTTCGGCCTCGTCGGGGCTCACTACTTTGCCCAAGGCGCTTACGGGATTGCTGGGTAATGGCAAGGTGGATCTGGAAGCTTCCGGCGGCAATGATTTCGACGGTTCCGGCGGCGCCAGCGCTCAGAATACCTTTGACGGCACCATCACGGTGACGGTTAAGGAAGTGCTGGCTAACGGTAATCTGAGAGTGGTCGGGGAAAAACAGATCGCGATAAATCAGGGTACTGAATACATTCGTTTTTCCGGCGTGGTGAACCCGCGTACGATTACAGGTAGCAACTCTGTGGTTTCAACGCAGGTGGCGGATGCCAGGATTGAATATATTGGTAATGGTTATATCAATGAAGCCCAGAATATGGGGTGGCTGCAACGCTTCTTCCTCAATGTTTCGCCATTTTAA
- a CDS encoding flagellar basal body P-ring protein FlgI, giving the protein MRIVSLIVALYSVLLLMTSPASAERLRDLVDIQGVRDNPLIGYGLVVGLDGTGDQTTQTPFTTQGLNNMLSQLGITIPSGTNMQLKNVAAVMVTANYPPFARAGQKIDVVVSSLGSAKSLRGGTLLMTPLKGVDNQVYALAQGNLLVGGAGASSGGSQVKINQLAGGRINGGGIIERELATSFGEHNRLVLNLKQEDFSVAQRISDAINRQNVSGVARALDSRTVEVSIPANNDQQVRFLAQIQDLNVDVGEIDAKVIINSRTGSVVMNRNVMLDSCAVAQGNLSVVVDQQQQVNQPDTPFAGGQTAVTQQTEISVRQSGGSLQRVNSSANLNAVIRAMNALGATPMDLMSILQSMHSAGCLKAEVEII; this is encoded by the coding sequence ATGAGAATTGTCAGCCTAATTGTGGCGTTATATTCAGTATTGCTGCTGATGACATCCCCAGCATCCGCTGAGCGGCTGCGTGACCTTGTCGATATTCAGGGCGTGCGCGACAACCCGCTAATTGGTTATGGACTGGTCGTCGGGTTAGATGGCACCGGCGATCAGACCACACAAACACCATTCACCACTCAGGGATTGAACAATATGTTGTCCCAGCTAGGGATTACCATCCCCAGCGGCACCAACATGCAGTTAAAGAATGTGGCGGCGGTAATGGTGACCGCCAACTATCCTCCTTTTGCCCGTGCCGGGCAGAAGATTGACGTCGTCGTATCTTCGTTGGGTTCGGCAAAAAGCCTACGCGGCGGGACATTGTTAATGACGCCGTTGAAAGGTGTGGATAATCAGGTCTATGCGTTGGCGCAGGGGAACCTGTTGGTTGGCGGCGCTGGCGCCTCGTCCGGCGGCAGTCAGGTGAAAATCAACCAACTGGCGGGCGGCCGGATTAACGGCGGCGGGATAATCGAACGTGAACTGGCCACCTCTTTTGGGGAGCATAATCGGCTGGTGCTTAACCTTAAGCAGGAAGATTTCAGCGTCGCCCAGCGCATCAGCGATGCGATTAACCGGCAAAATGTCTCCGGTGTGGCCCGTGCTCTGGACTCCCGTACGGTTGAAGTTTCGATTCCCGCCAATAATGACCAGCAGGTGCGTTTTTTAGCCCAGATTCAGGATCTCAACGTGGATGTAGGGGAAATAGATGCCAAGGTTATTATCAATTCCCGCACAGGCTCGGTAGTAATGAACCGCAATGTGATGCTGGATTCCTGCGCGGTGGCTCAGGGAAATCTGTCGGTGGTGGTCGATCAACAGCAGCAGGTCAACCAGCCTGACACGCCTTTCGCCGGCGGACAGACGGCCGTCACTCAGCAAACCGAGATTTCCGTTCGCCAGTCCGGCGGATCGTTGCAACGAGTCAACTCCAGCGCTAATTTGAATGCGGTCATTCGGGCGATGAATGCTCTTGGCGCGACGCCGATGGATCTGATGTCCATTCTTCAGTCGATGCACAGCGCTGGCTGTCTTAAAGCCGAAGTAGAGATAATTTGA
- the flgJ gene encoding flagellar assembly peptidoglycan hydrolase FlgJ, whose translation MKSWVNVAEPTSAVYDVNAVNSLRRQVTQKDPAALEKVAHQFEGLFVNMMLKSMRSALPQDGMLSNDQTRLYTSMYDQQMAQDLSAKGLGLADMIMKQMGRQHTDIPPDSVGKVPMPLDQERLATSALSPALIGEFLRREQRQDNAAEQQSAAPLRQTSSQFTDRLSIPSMIASLQSGIPHHLIMAQAALESGWGRREITTADGKPSYNIFGVKANDSWKGKVTEVMTTEFENGRAYKTKELFRVYDSYLDALNDYISLLTNNSRYKPVLDAKSAEDAAYALQRAGYATDPNYGDKLVQIIGQIKQASQKAISAYTHDLSKLF comes from the coding sequence ATGAAGAGCTGGGTCAACGTTGCCGAACCGACTTCCGCTGTATATGACGTCAATGCAGTAAATAGCCTGCGCCGCCAGGTCACGCAAAAAGACCCGGCGGCATTGGAAAAAGTCGCGCATCAGTTTGAAGGGCTGTTCGTTAACATGATGCTGAAAAGCATGCGTTCGGCATTGCCGCAGGACGGGATGTTAAGCAACGATCAGACCCGGCTCTATACCAGTATGTACGATCAGCAGATGGCTCAGGATTTATCGGCTAAAGGGTTAGGACTGGCCGATATGATCATGAAACAAATGGGGCGCCAGCATACCGACATTCCGCCTGATAGCGTGGGCAAAGTGCCGATGCCGCTGGATCAGGAACGACTGGCGACCAGCGCATTATCGCCCGCATTGATTGGCGAGTTTTTACGTCGTGAACAACGGCAAGATAATGCGGCTGAACAGCAATCGGCGGCGCCGCTGCGTCAAACGTCATCTCAATTCACCGATCGCCTTTCCATCCCTTCCATGATAGCCAGCTTACAGAGCGGTATTCCCCATCATTTGATTATGGCGCAGGCGGCGCTGGAATCCGGATGGGGGCGGCGGGAAATCACCACCGCTGACGGCAAGCCTAGCTATAACATTTTCGGCGTAAAAGCCAATGATAGCTGGAAAGGTAAAGTCACCGAGGTGATGACGACGGAATTCGAAAATGGTCGGGCATATAAGACTAAGGAACTGTTCCGGGTTTACGACTCTTATCTTGATGCGCTTAATGACTATATATCGTTGCTGACCAATAACTCTCGATATAAGCCGGTTCTGGACGCGAAGAGCGCGGAAGATGCGGCCTACGCGTTGCAACGTGCAGGCTATGCGACCGATCCGAACTATGGAGACAAACTGGTGCAGATCATCGGTCAGATAAAGCAGGCATCACAAAAGGCCATCAGCGCTTATACCCACGATTTGAGCAAATTATTTTAA
- the flgK gene encoding flagellar hook-associated protein FlgK codes for MASSLVNIASSGLKAAQTLLNTTGNNITNAQTTGYNRQTVSLSSAIGQSTTYGEVGTGVTVSSVNREYDKLTVAQLRAASASYAETSAYYDQLSQIDSLLASSVTSSTTSTASSIDSMLSDFFASLSTLSSDAGSTSSRQAVLSSAEALVSQLQTADSYLSTMDSAINQEVTSTVDTINSYAEQIAKLNSQISSMGSAGASANSLLDQRDQLINNLNDLVGVTVSTQDDSLVTVSLSNGLTLVQGGTSYALAAVTDSADASRITIAYDSGNGSLTSINEDNIDGGSLAGLFAARDDIDSTRNALGLIALELAGSMNELQSEGVDLNGDVGTDFFSYNDPSVLSNSKNTGSAELSASYTDISSVTASDYKLSYKNGSWNVTQVSDGSTVSYTTSTDSDGNSTLSFGGLTVTVSGDAAEGDSFNVETVSGVISSLSVALSDGSLIAAGLNDAETGESDNRNLESMIDLQTSKLIGGKSTLAQSYASLISEIGIKTSSANSLSSSQSAIVTSLTEKQQSVSGVNIDEEYINLYSAQQYYTACAQVLSTANTIFDSLLSAVNS; via the coding sequence ATGGCGAGTTCTTTGGTTAATATTGCATCTTCCGGTCTGAAGGCTGCGCAGACGTTACTTAATACCACGGGTAACAACATTACCAACGCCCAAACAACAGGCTACAACCGGCAAACGGTTTCTCTTTCCTCGGCTATCGGCCAGTCTACCACTTATGGCGAAGTGGGAACCGGAGTGACGGTCAGTTCCGTCAACCGCGAATACGACAAGCTTACTGTTGCGCAATTGCGCGCTGCGTCGGCCAGTTATGCTGAAACCAGCGCTTATTACGATCAGCTTTCCCAAATTGATAGCCTGCTGGCGAGCAGCGTCACCAGCAGCACGACCTCTACGGCCTCCAGCATTGACAGCATGCTGTCAGACTTTTTCGCCAGCCTGAGTACGCTGAGCTCCGACGCCGGCAGTACGTCGTCCCGCCAGGCGGTGCTCAGTAGCGCAGAGGCGCTGGTTAGCCAGTTGCAAACGGCGGACAGCTACCTGTCGACGATGGATTCGGCTATCAATCAGGAGGTTACCAGCACGGTTGATACCATTAACAGCTATGCCGAACAGATCGCCAAGTTGAACTCCCAGATATCCAGCATGGGCAGCGCCGGCGCTTCGGCTAACTCGTTGCTGGATCAGCGCGATCAATTGATTAACAATCTGAACGACCTGGTCGGCGTGACGGTATCCACACAAGATGATTCGCTGGTGACGGTATCGCTTTCCAACGGCTTGACGCTGGTGCAGGGCGGTACTTCCTATGCGTTGGCGGCAGTAACCGACAGCGCCGATGCATCTCGTATCACTATCGCCTATGACAGCGGCAACGGCAGCTTGACCAGCATCAATGAGGATAACATTGATGGCGGCAGCCTGGCCGGCCTGTTTGCCGCCCGGGATGATATAGATAGCACGCGTAATGCACTGGGTCTGATCGCCCTGGAACTCGCTGGCAGTATGAACGAACTGCAAAGCGAAGGGGTGGATCTGAACGGCGATGTCGGTACGGATTTCTTCAGCTATAACGACCCATCGGTGTTAAGCAATAGTAAGAATACCGGCAGCGCGGAGCTATCCGCCTCTTATACCGATATCAGCAGCGTTACGGCCAGCGACTACAAACTGAGCTATAAAAACGGCAGTTGGAACGTGACGCAAGTTTCAGACGGTTCAACCGTCAGCTATACCACTTCCACCGACAGCGATGGTAATTCTACCCTTAGTTTTGGCGGTTTGACGGTTACCGTTTCCGGCGATGCCGCCGAGGGCGACTCGTTTAACGTGGAAACGGTGAGCGGTGTGATTTCCAGTTTGTCGGTCGCGTTAAGCGATGGCTCGCTGATCGCCGCCGGTCTGAATGATGCCGAAACCGGTGAAAGCGATAACCGTAACCTGGAATCAATGATTGATTTGCAAACGTCGAAGCTTATCGGCGGCAAATCGACGCTAGCGCAGTCTTATGCCAGCCTGATCAGTGAAATTGGGATTAAAACTTCATCGGCGAATAGTCTCAGTTCTTCCCAGTCGGCTATCGTGACGTCGCTGACCGAGAAACAGCAGTCGGTTTCCGGGGTAAACATTGATGAAGAATACATTAATCTTTATAGCGCACAGCAGTACTACACCGCCTGTGCCCAGGTATTGTCTACCGCGAATACCATTTTTGACTCCCTGTTGTCAGCAGTAAACAGCTAA
- the flgL gene encoding flagellar hook-associated protein FlgL, which translates to MRLSTSVINQRQIASSLEIQSAVTTAAAQVSSGFRVTKPSDDPIAASQAVLVSQAQADSQKYTTARQTAEASLNLEDTTLDEVVTTLQNIQTKLIQAANTTYSDSDRASLATELQSYKDQLVALANTTDSSGNYIFSGYASGSAAFTVADDGTVSYSGSSSAVSIKISDSLSVTTGDTGNSVFGEDGNSVFDTIDQALAALSMSLDDGDSTEEYSSAMGSVLSTLSNQLDDVYTAQTKLGGKQTTITSLKSQQTSIDVVYSDRKTDLVEADIVAATATYQSLQVMLQANAAVTASMFSMSLFQLNG; encoded by the coding sequence ATGCGTCTTAGCACTAGTGTGATAAATCAGAGACAGATCGCCAGTTCTCTGGAGATTCAGTCCGCAGTGACCACGGCCGCAGCTCAGGTGTCTTCCGGCTTTCGCGTCACCAAGCCCTCCGATGATCCCATTGCCGCCTCACAGGCGGTATTGGTGTCTCAGGCGCAGGCTGACAGTCAAAAATACACTACGGCGCGCCAGACGGCGGAAGCCAGTCTGAATCTGGAAGACACTACGTTGGATGAAGTCGTTACCACGCTCCAGAACATTCAGACGAAACTGATTCAGGCCGCTAACACCACTTATAGCGATTCCGACCGGGCCTCGCTGGCCACAGAACTACAAAGTTATAAAGATCAACTGGTGGCGCTGGCGAACACCACCGATAGTAGCGGTAACTATATTTTTAGCGGCTACGCCTCCGGCTCCGCGGCCTTTACCGTAGCGGACGACGGCACCGTGTCTTACAGCGGCAGCAGCAGCGCTGTTTCTATCAAAATATCCGACAGCCTGTCAGTGACTACCGGCGATACCGGTAATAGCGTATTTGGCGAAGATGGCAATAGTGTTTTTGACACCATCGATCAGGCGCTGGCTGCGTTATCCATGAGTCTGGATGACGGGGATTCGACGGAAGAGTACTCGTCGGCGATGGGGAGCGTGCTAAGCACTTTGTCGAATCAATTGGATGATGTATACACTGCGCAGACCAAGCTGGGCGGCAAACAGACGACAATTACCTCGTTGAAGAGCCAGCAGACTAGCATCGATGTGGTTTACTCCGATCGTAAAACCGATTTGGTGGAAGCCGATATTGTTGCCGCGACGGCGACTTACCAATCTTTGCAGGTAATGCTTCAGGCGAATGCCGCCGTGACCGCCAGCATGTTTTCCATGTCGCTATTCCAACTCAACGGCTAG
- the fliR gene encoding flagellar biosynthetic protein FliR, translating to MIEVTSADLTYWLGQYFWPFVRLLALIATAPLFNEKGIDSKVKIGLAFLCTVLISPQITIENTPIFSVPGVWLLIKQVLIGIALGFTMQLAFAVFRLAGEIIGLQMGLSFATFFDPSSGANTSVLSRFFNVFAMLLFLVFDGHLWLISLLADSFHLIPINQGLINSNIFLSIAQTGSLIFINGLMLALPLITFLLVINISLGVLNRMSPQLSVFVIGFPITLTIGILTIGLLMPLFAPFSEHIFSELFDVIAMIIREFLAQE from the coding sequence ATGATAGAAGTCACCAGCGCCGATTTAACCTATTGGTTAGGGCAGTATTTTTGGCCTTTCGTACGGCTATTGGCGCTGATCGCCACCGCACCGCTATTTAACGAAAAAGGAATCGATAGTAAAGTTAAAATCGGTTTGGCTTTCCTGTGTACCGTCCTGATATCGCCCCAGATAACAATTGAAAATACGCCTATCTTTTCTGTGCCCGGTGTTTGGCTTTTAATAAAGCAAGTATTAATCGGCATTGCTTTAGGTTTCACTATGCAGTTGGCTTTTGCCGTATTTCGCCTGGCGGGTGAAATTATCGGTTTGCAAATGGGATTATCCTTTGCCACCTTCTTCGATCCATCAAGCGGCGCCAACACCTCGGTGCTATCCCGTTTTTTCAATGTGTTTGCCATGCTGCTGTTCCTGGTATTTGATGGGCACCTATGGCTTATTTCATTATTAGCCGACAGCTTTCATCTTATTCCCATCAATCAGGGGTTAATCAATAGCAATATTTTTCTGTCCATTGCCCAAACGGGTAGCCTTATTTTTATTAACGGCCTGATGCTCGCTCTTCCTTTAATCACATTTCTGTTGGTTATTAACATATCATTGGGCGTTCTAAACCGAATGTCCCCGCAACTCTCCGTCTTTGTGATCGGTTTTCCAATTACGCTCACCATCGGTATATTGACCATCGGATTACTGATGCCGCTGTTTGCGCCATTTTCAGAGCACATATTCAGTGAGTTATTTGATGTGATTGCGATGATTATCAGAGAATTTCTTGCACAAGAATAA
- the fliQ gene encoding flagellar biosynthesis protein FliQ, which translates to MTPESVMALGYEAMKIALALAAPLLLAALLTGLIVSLLQAATQVNEMTLSFIPKILAVFTAIVIAGPWMLNLLLDYMRTLFSNLPIIIG; encoded by the coding sequence ATGACACCTGAATCAGTTATGGCCCTTGGTTATGAAGCGATGAAAATCGCTCTGGCTCTTGCCGCGCCTTTATTGCTGGCCGCATTGCTGACCGGATTGATCGTCAGCCTGCTGCAGGCGGCTACGCAGGTCAATGAAATGACGCTGTCGTTTATTCCCAAGATTCTGGCGGTATTTACCGCCATCGTTATTGCCGGCCCCTGGATGCTTAATCTGCTATTAGACTATATGCGAACGCTTTTTAGTAATTTACCGATAATCATTGGATAA
- the fliP gene encoding flagellar type III secretion system pore protein FliP (The bacterial flagellar biogenesis protein FliP forms a type III secretion system (T3SS)-type pore required for flagellar assembly.), which translates to MPAAWAQLPGIISQPLPNGGQSWSLPVQTLVFMTSLTFLPAVLLMMTSFTRIVIVLSLLRTAIGTATAPPNQVILGLSLFLTFFVMSPVFNKIYQEAYVPFSQNQITMESAFETGSQPLREFMLRQTREADLALFTRLAEIPALEGPESVPMRILIPAFVTSELKTAFQIGFTIFIPFLIIDLVVASVLMALGMMMVPPATVSLPFKLMLFVLVDGWQLLIGSLAQSFYS; encoded by the coding sequence ATGCCGGCCGCATGGGCGCAATTACCCGGCATTATCAGTCAACCGCTGCCTAACGGAGGGCAAAGCTGGTCCCTGCCGGTGCAAACGCTGGTATTCATGACATCGCTGACGTTTCTGCCAGCGGTGTTATTGATGATGACCAGCTTTACTCGCATCGTAATCGTGTTAAGCCTGTTGCGTACGGCTATCGGCACCGCGACGGCCCCGCCCAACCAGGTCATCCTGGGCTTAAGCTTATTTCTGACCTTCTTTGTTATGTCGCCGGTATTTAACAAAATCTATCAAGAGGCTTATGTCCCTTTCAGTCAAAACCAGATCACCATGGAGTCCGCTTTTGAAACCGGGTCGCAGCCCCTGCGTGAATTCATGCTGCGGCAAACGCGTGAAGCCGATCTGGCGCTTTTTACCCGGCTGGCGGAAATTCCCGCGCTGGAGGGGCCGGAATCCGTTCCCATGCGGATACTGATCCCGGCGTTTGTCACCAGCGAACTGAAAACCGCCTTTCAAATTGGATTCACCATATTTATTCCTTTTTTGATTATTGACCTGGTGGTCGCCAGTGTTTTGATGGCGCTGGGTATGATGATGGTTCCGCCTGCTACCGTATCGTTACCTTTTAAATTGATGCTGTTCGTGCTTGTCGATGGCTGGCAGTTACTAATCGGTTCTCTCGCGCAGAGTTTCTACAGCTAG
- the fliO gene encoding flagellar biosynthetic protein FliO: protein MSQTVTSAATESVSTIATAPPISNTMLLSQVGGMLVGILLFILLIAWIIRKLGLTGYSHNNRLLKVISTCQVGQRERVVIVEVDKNWLILGVTSQNISPLLTIPAQSIDKSSDANSDANKDKATDFRQLLSKVLKRPDTSA, encoded by the coding sequence ATGAGTCAAACCGTAACCTCCGCGGCGACCGAGAGCGTATCCACTATCGCTACCGCGCCGCCGATATCCAACACGATGCTGCTGTCTCAAGTCGGCGGCATGCTGGTTGGGATTCTATTGTTTATTTTGTTGATTGCCTGGATTATCCGTAAATTGGGCTTAACAGGTTATTCGCATAACAATCGTTTATTAAAAGTGATTTCGACCTGTCAGGTTGGTCAGCGGGAACGGGTCGTTATTGTTGAGGTCGATAAAAACTGGCTGATACTGGGTGTAACGTCACAGAATATTTCACCATTACTGACCATACCCGCTCAATCCATAGACAAGTCATCTGACGCTAATTCCGACGCCAATAAAGATAAAGCGACGGATTTTCGCCAACTGCTGTCAAAAGTATTAAAACGTCCGGATACATCGGCATGA
- the fliN gene encoding flagellar motor switch protein FliN → MSDSKKPSDEKESVDDLWADAFNEQQTAEKGTATADSVFDNLSAQQGANSLQDIDMIMDIPVKLTVELGRTKMTIKELLHLSQGSVVPLEGLAGEPLDILINGYLIAQGEVVVVADKYGVRITDIITPSERMRRLSR, encoded by the coding sequence ATGAGTGACAGCAAGAAACCGTCCGATGAAAAGGAATCCGTGGACGATTTGTGGGCTGATGCATTTAATGAGCAACAGACTGCGGAAAAAGGCACAGCCACGGCCGATAGCGTATTCGATAATCTCTCCGCCCAGCAAGGAGCTAATTCCCTGCAGGACATTGACATGATTATGGATATCCCGGTCAAGCTGACGGTTGAGCTTGGAAGGACGAAAATGACCATCAAGGAACTTTTACACCTTTCCCAAGGTTCGGTCGTTCCTCTTGAGGGATTAGCCGGCGAGCCGTTGGACATTCTAATCAATGGCTACCTGATTGCTCAGGGAGAAGTTGTGGTGGTTGCGGATAAATATGGTGTCCGTATCACGGATATCATTACCCCTTCCGAGCGCATGCGTCGATTGAGCCGTTGA
- the fliM gene encoding flagellar motor switch protein FliM: MGDSILSQAEIDALLNGSSDDGDDTPVATVAGDVKPYDPNTQRRVVRERLQALEIINERFARQFRMGLFNLLRRSPDITVGPIKILPYHEFARNLPVPTNINLIHMKPLRGTALLVFSPSLVFIAVDNLFGGDGRFPTKVEGREFTHTEQRIVKRMLRLALEAYSDAWQAIYKLDIEYVRSEMQVKFTNITTSPNDIVVTTPFHVEIGSLTGEFSICIPFAMIEPLRELLVNPPLENSRQEDHNWREALAKQVQHSELELVASFVDIPLRISKLLQLQPGDILPIDKPERLIAHVDGVPVLTCQYGTSGGQYALKVEHLINPILNSLNDEEQPNE, from the coding sequence ATGGGTGACAGTATTCTTTCTCAGGCCGAAATCGATGCTCTGCTAAATGGCAGCAGCGACGATGGGGATGATACCCCTGTAGCCACCGTAGCGGGCGACGTAAAACCTTATGATCCCAATACGCAGCGCCGTGTTGTCCGTGAACGTTTGCAGGCGCTGGAAATTATCAATGAGCGGTTTGCTCGCCAGTTCAGAATGGGGCTATTCAATCTTTTACGCCGTAGTCCGGATATTACGGTAGGCCCCATTAAAATTTTGCCTTATCACGAATTCGCGCGAAATTTGCCGGTTCCGACCAACATAAACCTGATCCACATGAAGCCGTTGCGTGGAACCGCGCTGCTGGTTTTCTCACCCAGTCTGGTTTTTATTGCGGTCGATAACCTGTTCGGCGGCGACGGCCGGTTTCCAACCAAAGTTGAAGGCCGGGAGTTTACCCATACCGAGCAGAGAATCGTTAAACGCATGCTCCGTCTTGCGCTGGAAGCCTACAGCGATGCCTGGCAGGCTATCTATAAGCTGGATATAGAATATGTCCGCTCGGAGATGCAGGTAAAATTTACCAACATTACCACCTCGCCTAACGACATCGTGGTGACCACGCCTTTTCATGTGGAAATAGGCTCATTAACCGGGGAATTCAGCATCTGTATTCCCTTCGCCATGATAGAGCCGCTGCGCGAACTCTTGGTCAATCCGCCGCTGGAAAACTCTCGTCAGGAAGATCATAACTGGCGGGAAGCGTTGGCGAAACAGGTGCAGCATTCGGAACTGGAACTGGTGGCGAGTTTTGTGGATATTCCTTTGCGGATCTCCAAACTCCTTCAATTACAACCGGGCGATATTCTGCCGATAGACAAACCCGAGCGTTTGATCGCCCATGTTGATGGCGTCCCCGTCCTGACCTGCCAATATGGTACATCCGGCGGACAGTACGCCTTGAAAGTCGAACATTTAATTAATCCTATATTGAATTCTCTGAACGATGAGGAACAGCCCAATGAGTGA
- the fliL gene encoding flagellar basal body-associated protein FliL, translated as MSEQALTSGRKRSIWLVVLIVIALLTAIAGGAAWWFLYKPADTAQTQKVTPPPAPVFMPLDTFTVNLQNPDNDLDRVLYVGFTLRLPDEATHQQLSNYLPEVRSRLLLLLSRQNSASLSTEQGKQQLVEEIKQVLAPPLVPGQAEQTINDVLFTAFILR; from the coding sequence ATGTCTGAACAAGCTCTCACCTCCGGACGAAAGCGTTCAATCTGGCTAGTCGTGCTTATCGTTATCGCATTACTGACGGCCATTGCGGGAGGCGCTGCCTGGTGGTTTCTGTATAAACCGGCCGACACAGCTCAAACTCAAAAAGTTACGCCGCCACCGGCGCCGGTTTTTATGCCGCTTGATACGTTTACCGTTAACCTGCAGAACCCCGACAACGATTTGGATCGGGTTTTGTACGTCGGCTTTACCCTAAGATTGCCGGATGAAGCTACACACCAACAGCTCAGTAACTATTTGCCGGAAGTGCGTAGTCGTTTGCTTTTGCTATTATCCCGCCAAAACTCAGCTTCCCTGAGTACAGAACAAGGGAAACAGCAGCTGGTGGAAGAAATCAAACAAGTACTTGCTCCCCCTTTAGTTCCAGGGCAGGCGGAGCAAACGATTAATGACGTTCTATTCACAGCGTTCATACTACGGTAA